CGAGGCGGTCGTGGAGCAGGACCCCGGCCACCTCGAGGCACTGCGCGCTCTGGACCCTCTCTTCGAGCGAGAGGGGCGTCCCGCGGATCGCGCCCGGGTACTCGAGCGGCTGCTGCAGCTGGCCGAGGGGAGCGGGGATGCGCTTCCGATTCTGCTCAAGCTCGGTGACCTGTACGGCCAGCTCCAGGACGAGCGGTCCGTATTGCGCGTGGCGGCGCGCCTGCAGGCTCTCTTTCCGGAGGACGAGACGGCGCTCCAGTTCGCCGAGCAGGTCTACGAATCGCAGCAGCGCTACGGCGACCTCTGCGAGCTCTTCGATCGGCGCATCCGGGCGCTGGAGAAGCAGGAGCAGGGCGCGGACAGGATTGCCGAGTTCCTGGCGCGAAAGGGGGAGCTCGAGCTGGGGCGACTGGGCGCAACGGCCGAGGCGGTCGAGAGCTTTGCGCGGCTCCTCGACCTGCGCCCCGACGACGAGGGGACGCTCGGTAGGCTGGAGGAGCTGCTCGGGCAGATGGGGCACTGGCAGCGCCTCGTCGCCCTCTACGAACGGCACGCGGGGCGCGTAGGCGAGCGTCCGAAGCAGATCGAATACCTGCGTCGCGCGGCGCAGATCGCCCAGCGACAGCTCGGAGACGAGGCGGAGACCGTTCGGCTGTACGAGCGCGTCCACGCGCTGGACCCCTCCGATGCCGTCTCGTTCTCTGTGATGGAGAAGCGGCTCGAGCGGCAGAACGACTACAAGCGCCTCGTGACGCTCCTGCTCGAACGGGCGGAGATGGTCAGCTCGAAGCCCGAGGAGCTGGACTGCATCCTGCGGGCGGCGGCGATCTGCGAGAAGATCCCGAGCATCGAGCAGGCCGTGCGTCTCTACCAGCGGGCGCTCTCCATCAACCCGGCCAGCATGCTGGCCCTCGAGGCTCTCGCGCGGATCTACGAGTCGCTCGAGCGCTGGGAGGACCTGCTGAACGTGACGGGGCGCCAGATCCAGCTCGAGTCGGAGCCCGCGAGACGGGCGCTGCTCTACTTCAAGTGCGGCTCGGTGATGGAGACGCAGCACGCCGACGAGAAGGAGGCCTTTCGGTACTACATCGAGGCCGTTAAGACCTCTACCACCTGCTTGCCCGCCCTGCACAGTCTGCGGGATCTCCACGCGCGACACGAGGAGTGGGAGAAGGTCGCCGAGACGCTGGCGATGGAGGCGCGGGTCTGGTCGGATCCGAAGGGGAAGGCCGACGTCCTGGCTCAGCTGGCCGAGATCTATGCCACGCGTCTCGGAGACCGGGCGCGAGCCATGGAGTACTACAAGCAGGCGATCCAGACCCACGCGAAGTGCATGCCTGCGGCGCTCGCTCTCTTCGAGGCCTACGCGAACCAGGGGGACTACGCCGAGGCGACGGTGTGGGGCGAGGTCTACGCCCGGCGCGGCCATCTCCGGGGGAGTCGGTCGCAGCGGGCCGAGTTCTTCGTCCAGTGGGCCGACGTGCTGCGCAAGATGGAGCGGTCCAGCGAGGCCGTCGAGGCGCTGCTGCGTGCGCTCGAGATCCGGCCCGGGCTGCCAGCCGCACTCTTCGGCCTGCTGGCCCTGTGTCGCGAGGCCCCGGACGCGTTCGACTTCGCGGGCGCCTTCACGGAGCTGCTGAAAGACGCCAGCAAGCGCGAGGACTCGCAGGCCAGCGCCATCCTCTCTACGGCAGCCGGCGTCCTCGCGGAGCATCGTCTGGACCTGGACGCCGCCCTCGAGCTTTACGGACGGGCGCTCGAGATCGGAGGGGATCAGGTCCAGATCGTCAGACCGCTCGCCGATCTCTACGTGCAGATCGGGCGGGATGGCGATGCCCTGGCTCTCATGCAGCGGTGCCAGAACGCGGCGGTGGACTTCGCCGAGTGGATCGACGCGACTCTCTGGATCGCCGACTACCACACCTACGTCGAAGGCGACTATCGACGGGCCGCCGAGCTATGTCGAACGGTGCTCGACCGTCAGCCCAATCGCGACGACGTGCGGATCCACCTGGGACGCGTGCTGGTGCTGGCCGGCCAGCCCGTCGAGGCGTTGGCGGAATTCCAGCGGGGCTGCGACCAGCAGGCGGCCAAGGGCACCGACGTGGCGGTTCTCGCCAGGAGCTATCACGCGCTCGGGCTGGCCGCGGCGCGGGCGGGTAGTCACCAAACCGCCGTGTCGAATTGGCGACGAGCCTGCGACCTCGCGCCGAGCTGGCCGTACCCTTACATCGCGCTGGCGCGCCGGGCCTTCCAGGTTTCGGAATTCGTCGACGCGGAACGAGAGCTCCGTCAGGCAGAGCAGGGGATCGAGGAACGCGACGCCGACGTGCTGCGGGCGCAAGCCGAGTTCTACGCGCGTCGCTCGCATCTGGACCGGTCGATCACCATCGTGCGCCGGGCCGTGCGGCTCCACGACCCGCACCTCGATGACCGCGTCAACCTGGCGCGGTACCTGCTCGCCAAGGGGGAGGCGAGCAAGGCGGTGGACGAGCTCCGTGCGACGACAGCCGAGCGCCCCGACTACCTGCCGGCGTACGACCTGCTCGTGGAGGCGTGGCAGGCCGCGGGGCGACCGGAGATGGCGCGGCGCGCTTCGCAGGTGGTGCAGCTGGCGGTGGGCGGAGGGGCCGCGGAGGCGGAGCCAGTGGTACCCGAACGTCCGCTGGGCGAGCCCGGCTGGGAGCGAATCACTGCGGAGCTGGCGAACTCCCCGCTCGATGCACTCTGGCAGGGGCTGAGCGCCGAGTTCGAGCGGCGATATCGGCCCGAGCTCCCGCCCCCCGGGGTCGCCGTGCGCCCGCCGCTGGCTCTGAGCTGCCGACACCTCGGGGGGGTCTTCGGACTCGAAGTGGACCTCGCGGTTTCGGCGGAGCCCACGCCGCTCGTGCGCTCCGTAGGGCGGACGCTGGTGGTCTCGCAGCTTGCGGACAGCATGACGCTCCCCGAGCTCCGCGCGCTCCTGGCGCTGGGCATGACGGCTATGAGGCTCGGGCACGGACCCACGTTCGGGCTCGCTCCCGAGGCGAAGCTCGAGCTCGGACGGGTCGTGGCGTCGATGTTGCTCCCCGAGCACCAGATGCCGCCAGAGGTGCGGGAGCTC
The Deltaproteobacteria bacterium genome window above contains:
- a CDS encoding tetratricopeptide repeat protein — translated: MASAPNLTDQRRLELAVVCLEVLDDAAGAAEHLRALVEPNAPLALWALYQLAVACRSGELFDRWHAEQLDVTPERERSGLLADVGLFRTLTGDESASLLRDAGDWAHVTAGARQALQLLLAAEGRWEDLVRVMGEDGPAAQLARAHLVGDRLDRAAEREQLLGALAGVAPLFVGDALLEAAFARGDDAAAAPALRLRQEALAAHKDLLAQAAATDLLCHVGRSPGQVDHLRLSSTLAAAAWHHLLWIVERRGHSSQRTELARLYLREVPRCARPLADVLRLRAAELFMAGDAWAEALEALPQGGESDVYAQLAQLYRTICLVRLGQWAELALLVVAASAGQPPEDRRLLLKLALLLASKDPRQAQRVLRRFESELPQMESPLVVEIGGLLLAIHRQRGDKQAAARIWGLLADRATTVEERAFFAFASGVALLEAGKRDTALLALELARRSDGETPEVLTALAIARTRNREWDHALTALEAVAQRLAADDQRELLRRVAHLAWTTGGPRRALELLQRVLGDSRGDLASLKEVAALHLRVGEVDQAIRLLTEAAATTSDQSEAAALHCACGKLYRGRLKDPAAAEQSYRAALSINPLHPEALNGLRDLLARTGRLEDLPPVLTSLLQIADADDHRMKLHLELSWLHRKQWERSHRAEDAEACIEQSHRVLGIDKMNEDAIRNLAYVSMKLGRWDEIIQRLSQQWDSDSALRALRKAYEATGRWAELAKVCERLAERASDREEQIAAAIQAGDLYRDRLGDPKAAEACYRRASAADGRDGVSLQRLGELLRGEGRAAELATVLRQRLASAAPAERAAVHLELGRLSAGPLGRARQAIEHFEAVVEQDPGHLEALRALDPLFEREGRPADRARVLERLLQLAEGSGDALPILLKLGDLYGQLQDERSVLRVAARLQALFPEDETALQFAEQVYESQQRYGDLCELFDRRIRALEKQEQGADRIAEFLARKGELELGRLGATAEAVESFARLLDLRPDDEGTLGRLEELLGQMGHWQRLVALYERHAGRVGERPKQIEYLRRAAQIAQRQLGDEAETVRLYERVHALDPSDAVSFSVMEKRLERQNDYKRLVTLLLERAEMVSSKPEELDCILRAAAICEKIPSIEQAVRLYQRALSINPASMLALEALARIYESLERWEDLLNVTGRQIQLESEPARRALLYFKCGSVMETQHADEKEAFRYYIEAVKTSTTCLPALHSLRDLHARHEEWEKVAETLAMEARVWSDPKGKADVLAQLAEIYATRLGDRARAMEYYKQAIQTHAKCMPAALALFEAYANQGDYAEATVWGEVYARRGHLRGSRSQRAEFFVQWADVLRKMERSSEAVEALLRALEIRPGLPAALFGLLALCREAPDAFDFAGAFTELLKDASKREDSQASAILSTAAGVLAEHRLDLDAALELYGRALEIGGDQVQIVRPLADLYVQIGRDGDALALMQRCQNAAVDFAEWIDATLWIADYHTYVEGDYRRAAELCRTVLDRQPNRDDVRIHLGRVLVLAGQPVEALAEFQRGCDQQAAKGTDVAVLARSYHALGLAAARAGSHQTAVSNWRRACDLAPSWPYPYIALARRAFQVSEFVDAERELRQAEQGIEERDADVLRAQAEFYARRSHLDRSITIVRRAVRLHDPHLDDRVNLARYLLAKGEASKAVDELRATTAERPDYLPAYDLLVEAWQAAGRPEMARRASQVVQLAVGGGAAEAEPVVPERPLGEPGWERITAELANSPLDALWQGLSAEFERRYRPELPPPGVAVRPPLALSCRHLGGVFGLEVDLAVSAEPTPLVRSVGRTLVVSQLADSMTLPELRALLALGMTAMRLGHGPTFGLAPEAKLELGRVVASMLLPEHQMPPEVRELLNAVSRRDQKRLSRILTQHRVALSAIDELARNWVASVESVCVKIALLVTEDLPSLARVLALQLGVAPSWAAEGGLLLGVPELQYLVQYFLSDTFHQHKLAAWSTQPGG